The Halogranum gelatinilyticum genome contains a region encoding:
- the metX gene encoding homoserine O-acetyltransferase MetX, producing the protein MPVDAVADVAELGEFRFECGESIDELEVAYEAYGEFNGSNAVLVCHALTGSQNVASHRTQGTAGQARAWWSDIVGPGKAIDTTEYYVVCANVPGSCYGTSGPASDAPDGEPYGTRFPPVTIGDWTRAQRALLDHLGVGRLHAVVGGSVGGMNALDWAVRYPDDVQRVVSVAAAARLDPQCLALDGIARRAITTDPDWQGGDYYGTGEKPKDGLGLARQIGHVMYLSKESMDQKFGRRSAGRDMVRDAFPADPAADFFPYRDVESYLDYQSEKFVERFDANSYLYLTRAMDDYDLSEGYESDAAALAAFEGEALLMSFTADWHFTTDQSESVAEAFRTDDVPVAHHVVESDHGHDAFLVEPENVGPPLRDFLQSGVRGRAVTDTEKDDDAGEEPDFAPVHNSLFSG; encoded by the coding sequence ATGCCGGTCGACGCCGTCGCCGACGTCGCCGAGTTGGGTGAGTTCCGCTTCGAGTGCGGGGAATCCATCGACGAACTGGAAGTCGCCTACGAGGCCTACGGCGAGTTCAATGGGTCGAACGCCGTCCTCGTCTGCCACGCGCTCACCGGGAGCCAGAACGTCGCCAGCCACCGGACGCAGGGCACGGCCGGACAGGCGCGAGCCTGGTGGTCCGACATCGTCGGTCCCGGCAAGGCCATCGACACCACGGAGTACTACGTCGTCTGCGCGAACGTGCCGGGGTCGTGTTACGGTACCTCCGGCCCAGCCAGCGACGCGCCGGACGGCGAACCCTACGGCACGCGATTCCCGCCGGTTACCATCGGTGACTGGACGCGCGCCCAGCGTGCTCTGCTCGACCATCTCGGCGTGGGCCGACTCCACGCCGTCGTCGGCGGCAGCGTCGGCGGGATGAACGCGCTCGACTGGGCCGTCCGCTACCCCGACGACGTCCAGCGCGTCGTCTCCGTCGCCGCCGCCGCGCGCCTCGACCCGCAGTGTCTCGCGCTCGACGGCATCGCCCGCCGCGCCATCACGACCGACCCCGACTGGCAGGGTGGCGACTACTACGGAACTGGAGAGAAACCGAAAGACGGGCTGGGCCTCGCCCGACAGATCGGCCACGTCATGTATCTCTCGAAGGAGTCGATGGATCAGAAGTTCGGCCGCCGGTCGGCCGGTCGCGACATGGTGCGCGACGCCTTCCCCGCGGACCCCGCGGCGGACTTCTTCCCGTACCGCGACGTGGAGTCGTATCTCGACTACCAGTCGGAGAAGTTCGTCGAGCGGTTCGACGCCAACTCGTATCTCTACTTGACGCGGGCGATGGACGACTACGACCTCTCGGAGGGCTACGAGTCCGACGCCGCCGCGCTCGCGGCATTCGAGGGCGAGGCACTCTTGATGTCCTTTACCGCCGACTGGCATTTCACGACCGACCAGTCCGAATCCGTCGCCGAGGCCTTCCGCACTGACGACGTCCCCGTCGCCCACCACGTCGTCGAGTCCGACCACGGCCACGACGCCTTCCTCGTCGAACCCGAGAACGTCGGCCCGCCGCTGCGGGACTTCCTGCAGTCGGGCGTTCGCGGCCGGGCGGTGACGGACACCGAAAAGGACGACGACGCTGGCGAGGAACCCGACTTCGCGCCGGTCCACAACAGCCTCTTCTCGGGGTGA
- the hisA gene encoding 1-(5-phosphoribosyl)-5-[(5-phosphoribosylamino)methylideneamino]imidazole-4-carboxamide isomerase, translating to MSHFPEFEVIPAVDMQDGEVVQLVQGERGTEKTYGDPVEAAERWVDEGAETLHLVDLDGAFEGERKNAPAVDAILDAVAVDVQLGGGIRTAEDAIDLLDRGVDRVILGTAAIENPDIVEEISDAHPDSVMVSLDAKDGEVLVSGWTESTGLDPAEAAERYEDLGAGAILFTDVDVEGQLEGVQTDTVQRVTEAVDIPVVASGGVATLEDVAALREAGAAAVVVGTALYEGRFTLREAIAV from the coding sequence ATGAGCCACTTCCCCGAGTTCGAAGTCATCCCCGCCGTCGACATGCAGGACGGCGAGGTCGTCCAACTCGTCCAGGGCGAGCGCGGCACCGAGAAGACCTACGGCGACCCGGTCGAGGCGGCCGAACGCTGGGTCGACGAAGGCGCCGAAACCCTCCACCTCGTCGACCTCGACGGCGCGTTCGAAGGCGAGCGGAAGAACGCTCCCGCCGTCGACGCCATCCTCGACGCCGTCGCCGTCGACGTCCAGCTGGGTGGCGGCATCCGTACTGCCGAGGACGCCATCGACCTCTTGGACCGCGGCGTCGACCGCGTGATTTTGGGTACTGCTGCCATCGAGAACCCCGACATCGTCGAGGAGATTTCGGACGCTCATCCCGACAGCGTGATGGTCTCTCTCGACGCGAAGGACGGCGAAGTCCTCGTCTCGGGCTGGACCGAGTCGACGGGTCTCGACCCCGCGGAGGCCGCCGAACGCTACGAGGACCTCGGTGCTGGCGCGATTCTGTTCACCGACGTCGACGTGGAGGGGCAGTTAGAGGGCGTCCAGACCGACACTGTCCAGCGAGTCACCGAGGCGGTCGACATCCCGGTCGTCGCCTCAGGCGGCGTCGCGACGCTGGAGGACGTCGCCGCGCTCCGTGAGGCCGGAGCCGCCGCTGTCGTCGTCGGGACGGCACTCTACGAGGGACGGTTCACGCTGCGCGAGGCGATTGCCGTCTGA
- a CDS encoding amino acid-binding protein: MFDEIMGKFEGSPSQQAVIRLLLERGFSVNDEGRVVSGGIEIPNTGIAREIGVDRRVVDSTTNAILDDPELKRIFQNISSIPSLMDLAPVLDLTVLTIEVEDADEPGIVAKVTTMLAEGGISIRQTISEDPEFTDDPKLYLVTDDPVPGDLLVEIRNLPFVRKVEF, translated from the coding sequence ATGTTCGACGAGATAATGGGGAAGTTCGAGGGGAGTCCGAGCCAGCAGGCCGTGATCCGCCTCCTCCTCGAACGCGGCTTCTCGGTCAACGACGAGGGCCGCGTCGTCTCCGGCGGCATCGAGATTCCCAACACGGGCATCGCCCGCGAGATCGGCGTCGACCGCCGCGTCGTCGACTCGACGACCAACGCCATCCTCGACGACCCCGAACTGAAACGCATCTTCCAGAACATCTCGTCGATTCCGAGCCTGATGGACCTCGCGCCGGTGCTCGACCTCACCGTCCTCACCATCGAGGTCGAGGACGCCGACGAACCCGGCATCGTCGCGAAGGTGACGACGATGCTCGCCGAGGGCGGTATCAGTATCCGCCAGACCATCAGTGAAGACCCCGAGTTCACCGACGACCCCAAACTCTACCTCGTCACCGACGACCCCGTCCCCGGCGACCTGCTCGTCGAGATCCGCAACCTCCCGTTCGTCCGTAAGGTCGAGTTCTGA
- a CDS encoding O-acetylhomoserine aminocarboxypropyltransferase/cysteine synthase family protein produces the protein MTRGFHTRSLHAGQDPDPATGARAPPIYQTSSYVFDDADHAAALYALDEEGDVYSRISNPTTRMLEGRLASLEGGVDAVATAAGMGALDSLTSILASVGDNIVASADMYGGTSTYFTKMSSRRGIETRVVETLDYDQYEKAIDEDTAFVHVETIANPSLVTPDFERVAEIAHEHAVPLVVDNTFGTPALCRPIEHGADIVWESTTKWLHGSGTTLGGVVVDGGTFPWDHPEADYPEISGENPAFGIDFTERFGERAFAMTVRQRAVRSLGNQQSPFDAWVTMQGIETLPLRMRQHCENARTVAEFLRDHDEVGWVLYPGFEDHQTHDNASKYLDGGYGGMITFGLADGFEASKQLCEQVELASFLANIGDAKTLIIHPASTTHAQLSEEEQRAGGVRPDMLRLSVGIEDADDIIDDLARGIERATE, from the coding sequence ATGACTCGCGGCTTCCACACCCGGAGCCTCCACGCCGGACAGGACCCGGACCCCGCCACAGGGGCGCGAGCCCCGCCCATCTATCAGACGTCGTCGTACGTCTTCGACGACGCCGACCACGCGGCTGCCCTGTACGCGCTCGACGAGGAGGGTGACGTCTACTCGCGGATTTCGAACCCGACGACCCGGATGCTCGAAGGGCGACTCGCCTCGCTTGAGGGCGGCGTCGACGCCGTCGCCACCGCCGCCGGGATGGGCGCGCTCGACTCGCTGACGAGCATTCTCGCATCTGTCGGCGACAACATCGTCGCATCCGCCGATATGTACGGCGGCACCTCCACCTACTTCACGAAGATGTCCTCGCGGCGTGGCATCGAGACGCGCGTCGTCGAGACCCTCGACTACGACCAGTACGAGAAAGCCATCGACGAGGACACCGCGTTCGTCCACGTCGAGACCATCGCCAACCCGTCGCTCGTGACGCCGGACTTCGAGCGCGTCGCCGAAATCGCCCACGAGCACGCCGTCCCGCTCGTCGTCGACAACACCTTCGGCACGCCCGCGCTCTGCCGACCCATCGAACACGGCGCGGACATCGTCTGGGAGTCGACGACGAAGTGGCTCCACGGGTCGGGGACGACCCTCGGCGGCGTCGTCGTCGACGGCGGCACCTTCCCCTGGGACCATCCTGAGGCCGACTACCCCGAGATTTCGGGCGAGAACCCCGCCTTCGGCATCGACTTCACCGAACGCTTCGGCGAGCGGGCCTTCGCGATGACCGTCCGCCAGCGCGCCGTCCGCTCGCTGGGGAACCAGCAGTCGCCGTTCGACGCCTGGGTGACGATGCAGGGCATCGAGACGCTTCCGTTGCGGATGCGCCAACACTGCGAAAATGCAAGAACAGTCGCCGAGTTCCTCCGCGACCACGACGAGGTCGGCTGGGTGCTCTATCCCGGCTTCGAGGACCACCAGACCCACGACAACGCTTCTAAATACCTGGACGGCGGCTACGGTGGTATGATTACGTTCGGTCTCGCGGACGGGTTCGAGGCCTCGAAGCAGCTGTGCGAGCAGGTCGAACTCGCCTCCTTCCTCGCCAACATCGGCGACGCGAAGACCCTCATCATCCATCCGGCGTCGACGACGCACGCCCAGTTGAGCGAGGAGGAGCAGCGTGCCGGCGGCGTCCGGCCTGATATGCTTCGACTCTCGGTCGGTATCGAAGACGCAGACGACATCATCGACGACCTCGCTCGGGGCATCGAGCGGGCGACGGAGTGA
- a CDS encoding O-acetylhomoserine aminocarboxypropyltransferase/cysteine synthase family protein, translated as MSDDEPDTRGFATRSLHAGQEKPDSATNARAPPLYQTTSYVFDDADHAASLFALEEPGNIYSRLMNPTSSMLQERLASLEGGIGALTTASGMASLDLLTFLLASVGDNIVSASSLYGGTYTYLTHTVERRGVHTRFVDTLDYEAYEEAIDDDTAYVHLETIGNPALVTPDIQRIADIAHEHGTPLVVDNTFATPYLCNPLEHGADLVWESTTKWIHGSGTTVGGVVVDGGEFPWDEYADDYPEIAKPNPAYHGVNFSERFGAAAFTYAGIARGLRDLGNQQSPFDAWITMQKLETLPMRMRQHCENAQVVAEFLEDHEKVSWVNYPGLESHETHEEASEYLDGGYGGMITFGLADGYEAAKATVNNVDLASMLANVGDAKTLVIHPASTTHQQLSDDELAAAGVTSDMIRLSVGIEDVEDIVADLEQAIATATQ; from the coding sequence ATGTCCGACGACGAACCCGACACTCGTGGCTTCGCGACCCGGAGCCTGCACGCCGGTCAGGAGAAGCCCGACTCGGCGACGAACGCCCGCGCACCGCCGCTCTACCAGACGACCTCGTACGTCTTCGACGACGCTGACCACGCCGCCAGCCTGTTCGCGCTCGAAGAACCGGGCAACATCTACTCGCGGCTGATGAACCCCACGTCGTCGATGCTGCAGGAGCGTCTCGCGTCGCTGGAGGGCGGCATCGGCGCGCTCACGACGGCCTCCGGGATGGCGTCGCTCGACCTCTTGACCTTCCTGCTCGCCTCCGTCGGCGACAACATCGTCTCGGCCTCGTCGCTCTACGGCGGGACCTACACCTACCTCACCCACACCGTCGAACGTCGCGGCGTCCACACGCGCTTCGTCGACACGCTCGACTACGAGGCCTACGAGGAGGCCATCGACGACGACACCGCCTACGTCCATCTCGAAACCATCGGCAACCCGGCGCTCGTGACGCCCGACATCCAGCGCATCGCCGACATCGCCCACGAGCACGGCACACCGCTCGTCGTCGACAACACCTTCGCGACGCCGTATCTCTGCAACCCGTTGGAGCACGGCGCGGACCTCGTCTGGGAGTCGACGACGAAGTGGATTCACGGCTCGGGCACCACCGTCGGTGGCGTCGTCGTCGACGGCGGCGAGTTCCCGTGGGACGAGTACGCCGACGACTACCCCGAAATCGCGAAGCCGAACCCGGCCTACCACGGCGTCAACTTCTCGGAACGCTTCGGCGCGGCGGCGTTCACCTACGCCGGAATCGCCCGCGGCCTGCGCGACCTCGGGAACCAGCAGTCGCCGTTCGACGCCTGGATCACGATGCAGAAGCTGGAGACGCTGCCGATGCGGATGCGCCAGCACTGTGAGAACGCCCAGGTCGTCGCGGAGTTCCTGGAGGACCACGAGAAGGTGTCGTGGGTCAACTACCCCGGCCTGGAATCCCACGAGACCCACGAGGAAGCCAGCGAGTATCTCGACGGCGGCTACGGCGGCATGATCACCTTCGGTCTCGCCGACGGCTACGAGGCCGCGAAGGCCACCGTCAACAACGTCGACCTCGCGAGTATGCTAGCCAACGTCGGCGACGCGAAGACGCTCGTCATCCATCCGGCGTCGACGACCCACCAGCAGCTCAGCGACGATGAACTGGCCGCCGCGGGCGTCACCAGCGACATGATCCGCCTCTCGGTCGGTATCGAGGACGTCGAAGACATCGTCGCGGACCTGGAGCAGGCAATCGCCACGGCAACGCAGTAG
- the hisB gene encoding imidazoleglycerol-phosphate dehydratase HisB: MTDRTASVTRETAETTIEVTLDVDGSGESDAETGVGFFDHMLDAFAKHGLFDLTVACDGDLHIDDHHTVEDVAIVLGEAFAEALGDKKGIVRYADRKVPLDEAVASVVVDISGRPFFEFSGDFSQPSIGDFTSHMAEHFAMSLAMNAGLTLHIGVEGDNAHHEVEAMFKALARSLDDATRIDERRADDTPSTKGAL, from the coding sequence ATGACCGACCGAACCGCCTCCGTCACCCGCGAGACGGCCGAGACGACCATCGAGGTCACGCTCGACGTCGACGGGTCCGGCGAGAGCGACGCCGAGACCGGCGTCGGCTTCTTCGACCACATGCTCGACGCGTTCGCCAAACACGGCCTGTTCGACCTCACGGTCGCCTGCGACGGCGACCTCCACATTGACGACCACCACACCGTCGAGGACGTCGCCATCGTCCTCGGCGAGGCCTTCGCGGAAGCCTTGGGCGACAAGAAGGGCATCGTCCGCTACGCCGACCGGAAGGTCCCGCTGGACGAGGCCGTCGCCTCGGTCGTCGTCGACATCTCGGGTCGCCCGTTCTTCGAGTTCTCGGGCGACTTTTCGCAACCCTCTATCGGCGACTTCACGAGCCACATGGCCGAACATTTCGCCATGTCGCTGGCGATGAACGCCGGGCTGACGCTCCACATCGGCGTCGAGGGCGACAACGCCCACCACGAGGTCGAGGCGATGTTCAAGGCACTCGCCCGGAGCCTCGACGACGCGACCCGCATCGACGAGCGTCGCGCCGACGACACGCCGAGTACGAAGGGCGCGTTGTAA